TCTTTGCCGATGATATGTATCTGCTTGGCATGCTGTACGCCAAATGCCTGTATTCCAAGTATCCAAGAGCTATGATCAACCGCATCGATGTATCAAAAGCACTGGAGCACCCGGACTGTGTGGAAATCCTGACAAAAAAGGATGTACCATGCAATAAGATCGGCCACATCAAGCAGGACTGGGATGTTCTTATGGGCGAAGGAGATATCACCCGTTACGTTGGAAATGCCCTGGCAGTCATTGCAGCGACCCGTGCAGAAGCCCTGGAAGAAATTCTGGCTCTCATTGACGTTGATTATACGGAGCTTCCTGCCATCACCAGCCCTTATGAGGCTTTGAAGGGAGATGCTCCTCTCATTCATGAAGACGGCAACATCATGAGCCGGGCCAACCTGGTGCGGGGAAATGCAGATGAAGCCATTAAAAACTCAAAATATGTAGTAACAAGAAAATACAAAACCTCCTGGCAGGAGCATGGCTTCATGGAACCGGAGTGCTGCGTGGCACTTCCTGAAGGGGATGACGGCCTGCTGATTTACACCACCAGCCAGTCCATATATGACGTTCAGAGAGAATGCGCCCAGATGCTGGGCCTTCCAAAGGAAAAGGTTCATTGCCACGCACCTTTAGTGGGCGGTGGCTTCGGCGGCAAGGAGGATATGTCTGTACAGCAATATGCTGCCTTAATGGCCTGGTATACCAGGAAACCTGTCAAGATAAAATACAGCCGTCAGGAATCCTTAAATTACCATGTAAAACGCCATCCCATGGAAATGGAATTCACCACAGCCTGTGATGAAAACGGCCGTCTGACTGCTATGAAGGGGGTAATCATTGCTGATACGGGAGCTTATGCTTCTCTGGGCGGCCCAGTGCTCCACCGCGCCTGTACCCATGCAGCCGGTCCATATAACTATCAGAACATCGATATCTTTGGTATGTCCGTTTATACCAATAACGTGGTTTCCGGCGCTTTCCGGGGATTTGGCGTAACCCAGAGCTGCTTTGCAACGGAAATGAATATCAATCTGCTGGCAGAAATGGCCGGACTGGATCCCTGGGAAATCCGCCGGCAGAATGCCATCAAACCAGGTGATGTCCTTCCAAACGGACAGACCGCTGACCCCAATACCAATATGGAAGCCTGCCTCGATGCTGTAAAGGATATTTATTATTCCAATCCTTACGCCGGAATTGCCTGCGGCTTTAAAAACGCAGGAACCGGAATGGGTAAAATGGATATAGGCCGTGTCCTTCTTTCCATTGAGGACGGAAAGGTTCATATCCGAACCTCCGCCTCCTGCATGGGCCAGGGAATCGGTCAAATGGCTTTAACAGAAATCTGTCATGCATCCGGACTTGATCCTTCCCTTTTTGTTTTTGAAGCGGCAGATACCATAAGGACTCCTAACTCCGGAACCTCCACTGCTTCCCGTCAGACGGTTGTTACAGGGGAGGCAGCCCGCAGAGCCGGTGAAAAATTAAAATGTGCCTTAGACAGCGGAAACAGCCTGGCAGACTTAGAAGGACACGAATTCTTCGGAGAATATTCTGCTCAAACAGATCCGCTGGGAGCCATCAAGGATAATCCTGTGAGCCACGTATCTTATTCCTACGGAACTCAGGTAATTATTTTAAATGAAGAAGGAAAAATCACCAAGGCAGTATCTGCCTTTGACGTGGGAACTCCAGTAAACATTGGGTCCGTGGAAGGCCAGATTGAAGGCGGTATGATCATGGGAATCGGTTATGGCGTCACAGAAGAGTTTAAATGTGAAAATGGATATCCTGCCAGCAAATTCGGTACCATCGGATTTATGAGAGCAGACGAGGCACCTGAACTGGAAGTAATTCTCTGCCAGCCAAAAGAAGAGGATAAACTGCCTTACTCCTTTGGTGCCAAAGGATGCGGGGAATTATGCATGATCCCCACCTCTCCCGCCTGTGCTCATGCTTACTACAGGCTGGATGGAGTATTCAGACAGAGCCTGCCGTTAAAAGACACGTACTATAGAAAGATATAATGGAATTCAAATCTCCCCGCTGTTAGAGACAGATGCAGTTTCTCGCAGCGGGGAGATCTTTCATTATTGCAGAAGCAGTTTTGCATAAAATGCGGTCTTATTCTGGTTGACCATGATCTTTGCAGCAGTTTGAAGCTTTTCCTGAGCTTCCTGGCCTGATTTCATGGTTTGAACCGCCGGTTCCATGGAATTGCCTGCATTTATGTAAGACATGCCACAGGGTATGGTTGTGGTAACCAGCTTGGCCGTTTCATAGCAGTCTCTTAGATATCTTCCAAGATCTTCTCCAGACAGCCCGTTCGTATTGGCCTGGATGAAGCAGCCGTGTATGGATATGAAACGCAATTTTCTGGCTTCTGCGGCTAATTGAAATAATTCTTCCACCCGAAAGCCAGGCATTGTTCCATTGTCATAAGCTTCCACTATCACGGAAATTCCTATCACTTCCAGATGTCCCGGTGCAAGATATCCGGCTGCCGCTTCATTGATAAGTTCCATCTCTTTCAAACTGGATGCAACGAACTTACATGTCCCAATGACTGCTTTTATGGCTGCCGGCTCTTTATCAAGAGCCGGGAAATAAATGTCGTTCCTGTCCATTCCGGCCAGAGAGGCCAGATGGACAGATCCGCAGTCTTCCGCCTCCAGAGCCCAGCCCTTCCTTATCAGATACTTCACAGTTTCTGTATTCACTTCTCCTTTATAGAGATATTGAAAACCGGGAAGCATCTCTAAGACTGATTCGGCCTTTTTCATTCGATCATTCATATGGGTCTTCTCCTTATCCATTTATACTACTTTCAGGATAACCGATTCTGATCTTATTTCAAGTTCTTTTTCCATAGATATCGGGGTATAGGAAAAACCTCCTGACCAAGGGCCAGGAGGTTTCCTTTGATTACATAAGCGATTTATAGAGTTTAATGATATTTTCCAGACTGGCTTCCCTGGGATTTCCCGGAGCGCATGCATCTGCCGCTGCGGATTCTGCCAGGAACTGCACGTCCTCTTCTTTTACAATCTGTGTTAAATCAGCCGGTATCCCTACATCTGCAGACAGCTTTTTGACCGAATCAACCGCTGCTTTGCGGTATTCTTCCTCCGTCATACTCTCAGTTCCTTCTACGCCCATTGCCCTTGCGATATCACGGTACTTCTCACCGGTTGTTTCGGCGTTGAATTCCATGATGGTAGGAAGCAGAATGGCGTTTGCCACCCCATGAGGCGTGTCATAAACAGCGCCAAGTGCATGTGCCATGGAATGCACGATACCAAGTCCGCAGTTTGAAAATCCCATACCTGTAATGTACTGACCCAATGCCATGCCTTCCCGGCCTTCGGCGGTATTTTCCACGGCTCCTCTTAAACTCTTTCCTATTAATTCAACAGCCTTTAAATTGAACATATCTGTGATTGGATTGGCACCCTTTGTAATATAACCTTCGATTGCATGGGTCAAGGCGTCCATGCCTGTAGCGGCAGTCAGGCCCTTTGGCATGCTGGCCATCATGTCCGGATCAACGATGGCAACAATGGGAATATCATGAGGATCCACACAGACAAATTTGCGTTTCTTTTCCACATCAGTGATCACGTAGTTGATGGTAACTTCCGCTGCCGTACCTGCTGTGGTGGGAACGGCGATAATCGGTACGCTTGGTTTTTTAGTGGGAGCCACTCCTTCTAAGCTTCTTACATCTTCATATTCCGGATTTGCAATGATGATGCCGATTGCTTTGGCCGTATCCATGGAAGAGCCGCCGCCGACCGCTATGATATAATCCGCTCCTGACGTTTTAAATGCCTCTACCCCTGTCTGGACATTTTCGATGGTCGGGTTTGGCTTGATATCTGAATAGATCTCATAATCCATTTCGTTTTCTTCCAGGATCTTTGTGATCTTTGAGGTTACGTTAAACTTAATTAAGTCGGGATCTGATGCAAGAAATGCCTTTTGAAATCCTCTTCTTTTTACCTCGCCCGGAATCTCTAAAATTGCACCGGAGCCGTGATATGATGTTTCGTTTAATACAATCCTGTTTGCCATGATAACCTCTCCTTCTCCTTAATAAATTGACATGTTATTATGTTATTATTTTAACAACATGTAGGCAAAAAATAAAGTTACAATCCGTATACTTTGTAACAATTGTTACAAAAGACACAAACTGTAACTTTTCCTTTATGGCAATCATGACTAAATCAGGCCTACTTCTGAAAATACCGTTTCCAGCTTGGGCGGCATGGCTTCTGTCAGACTTTCCGCCATCTCGGACGGAGTCTGCTTCATGCCCGAAAGGACCCATTTCACCGTCATGTATACAGAACCTCTGCAATACATCTCAAGAAGAAACTGGATTTCCTCAGAAAGCATCTCCTGTCTCTTCCTGGTGATGAGTTCCGTATAAAATCCCATGATCAGTTCAAAATCATGTTCTTTTAAAGAGTTATAATCGTCGGAACGGAACGCCTCCGTAAAGAATACCTTTTCCTTTTTGATGAATTCGAATTTTTCCTTCAGGCTCTGACGTACGGTTTTGTCAACCCCTATCTGGGCAAAAGATTCCAGCACCAGCTTATCAAAATACCAGTTGATCAAATCGTACTTATCCTTAAAATTACGGTAAAAGGTTTGTCTAGTCATCCCACATCCATCCACAATGTTCTGGACCGTAATCTTATCAACGGGCTTGGCTTTCATGCAATCCTTTATGGAATCAGCCAGACGGTATTTTGTTTTTTCACTTTTCCTTGGATTGTCAGTCATGTTCCGCTCCTGTCCTGTTCATTCTACTTCATCTATTTTACCATAGGTTCCCAGGTTTGTGAACACTCTCATACTCGGATAGTCTCCTGACTTGCCAATTAAAGCTTTGTAATGTCCATGGTATACACAGGTCCTCCATACGTATAGTAACTCCTTAAATCCACCTCATGAAGGACTCCGTCAAGCTTAACCACAGCCGGAATATCCCGTTCTATATATTCCAGGCTCAAGCGGTTTTTGATGCAGTAATTTTCCAGGACAGAGAAAAATTCTTCTTTAGTGCCTGGCTTTTCATTTAAATCAATAACAAGGGTACGTCCTCCCTTTGCTTTATTCAGTTCATTGGCAGTACGCTTTGCATAAAGGTAATTTAACGCCCATCTCCCAACAAGCACCACAGCATCCGATAAGATCATGTATCTTAAATAATCCGGAAGAAATGCAGCAAGAAACAATAAGAGAACTAATAAAATATCAAACCAGTACATAAAAGCCATGCCCCGCAGCCAGCTTAAATCCATTTCAGGCAGCTGTTTTAAGAGCTGGAGCAGGCAGCCTGCCGCAAGATAAATGAGAAAAAAAAGGCCCAGGCGGTCCATGATAATCTCCAGCCCCTGTCTACCGGAGAAAAGCCAAAGTCCCATTAAAGCACCTACAAATAAAATCATCCCCAAATCGGCTCCGGAAAACATAATTTCCCAAAAAAGCTCTCTTTTTCCCTCGTTTCTATTCATAATGCCTCGCCTCCAAAATCCTGTCTTTTACCTCTTTTAAATATTTCCTGGAAATATAAGTCACCTGGGAATTTATCATAGAGACCTTCATAAGCCCATTGAGCATAGGAGTATAGGTCCTTACCTTATCTATATTCATGATTACAGACTTGGATATCCGGATAAAATTAGACGGAAGAAGCCGCTCCAGTTCGTAAAGTCTCCTATTTGTCTCATAGGTTTCCTCTTTCGTATGGACCACCTGCTTTTCCTTCACCGTTTCAATCAAATAAATTTCTGGGCTCGGAACCCGGCAGATTTTCTCTTCCCTATGGCACAAGAGCGTTATCGACCGGAACAAATCCTGTTCTAAATATTCCGCAAGACGGTCCACCGCCTCATCCCGCTTATGGATGTACAGCTCCGCAGATTCTTCCGCATCATGGCTGACTGTTTTAATATTGACCTTCATACTGCTTCCTCCTGACTGCCAGTTCATCATATCATATTAGAACCGGTTTTTACAGGGATTATGGGTAAGTGGCCGGTTTTAAACGGTAAGAAGCTAAAACAGGGTATTTTGCCGCCGCCTTTACGGCAGACTGCAAAATACCCTGTTTTTTATTCCCACAATACAATCTTTCCCATATCAAGGGATTCCTGCACTTTAATGATCCTCTGATTGGATGACCCTTTAAACCGCAGCTTTAAATCCTTTTTTTCCACTTCAAACTTTCCGTCTACCAGGACATCCAGACAGTCTAAGATCCGCCTTGTCTCTGGAAGCTTTCCGGCCATGTCCCCCAGAATATCCTTTTCAAAATCATAGCCGGTGTAGCACCAGATCGTCTTTTCCGGAAAACGCTCCTTTACTTTCTCTATCAAAGACAGGATGCCCTTCTGATTTTTGGGATCCATAGGCTCTCCCCCCAGCAGGCTTAAGCCTGCGATATAGGGATGGTCTAAATATTCCAGTATCTTTGAGCCGGTTTCCGGACCATATTCCTGGCCGTAATGAAAATCCCAGGCTTCGGAATTAAAACACTCCTTACAGCAGTGATTGCATCCGCTGACAAACAAAGACACCCTGACCCCTGGGCCGTTCGCTACATCCGTAGGCTTTATGGTTGCATAATTCATGGCACACCTCCTATAGATGAAGAACCCTGGATTTGATCTCCTTTGTCTTTCCGGTGTTCCAGAAATTCTCTCCCAGATAACCGCAGGTTCTTCTGGTCACATTCATCCGCTTCCTATCTTTGTTATGGCACTGAGGGCATTCCCAATCCATATCTTCATTGATGATGATCTCACCGTCAAAACCGCATTCCTGGCAATAATCTGATTTGGTGTTAAACTCTGCGTACTGGATGTTATCGTAAATGAATTTCACCACTTCTTCCATTGCTTCCAGATTGTTCCGCATATTGGGAACCTCCACATAGGAAATGGCTCCGCCGGAGGAAATATTCTGGAACTGGCTTTCAAAGGTGAATTTGCTGAATGCATCAATGGATTCCCGCACATCAACGTGATAAGAGTTGGTGTAATAACCCTTGTCCGTCACATCAGGTATGTTTCCAAACCGCTCACGGTCAATTTTGGCAAACCGGTAGCAGAGAGATTCCGCCGGTGTCCCGTATAAGCCAAAGCCAAGACCGGTCTGCTTTTTCCACTGGTCTACAACCTTCCGCATATAATTCATGACGCGAAGAGCAAACTCTTCTCCTACCGGATCTGTCTGGCTGACCCCCTTCATAAGCTTTGTTGTCTCATAAAGGCCGATGTATCCCAAAGATATGGTAGAATAGCCATTTTGAAGGAGCCGGTCGATCGTTTCACCTTTTTTAAGCCTTGCAATGGCGCCGTACTGCCAGTGAATCGGACTTACATCGGAAAGAGTGCCTTCCAGGGACTTATGTCTGCACATCAGAGCCTCGTAGCATAGATCCAGACGTTCATCCAAAATCTTCCAGAACGTATCTTCGTCTCCCTTTGCCTGAATACCAATCTGCGGCAGGTTAAGGCTTACCACTCCCTGATTAAATCTTCCCTCAAACTTGTAATTGCCATTCTCATCCTTCCATGTAGACAGGAAGCTCCGGCAGCCCATGCAGCTGAATACATTCCCCTCGTAATTTTCCCGCATTTTCTTAGCAGAAATATAATCCGGGTACATGCGTTTAGAAGAGCATTTCACTGCCAGCTTCGTTATGTAATCATATCTTCCGCCCTTTAAGCAGTTACTCTCATCTAAAACATAAATCAGTTTAGGAAATGCAGGAGTGACATATACGCCTGCTTCGTTCTTGATCCCCTCAAGCCTCTGGCGGAGTACCTCCTCCACGATCAGGGCATTTTCCTTTAAGTATTCGTCGTTATCATCTAGGCATAGGAACAGAGTTACAAAGGGTGCCTGTCCGTTGGTTGTCATTAAGGTGTTGATCTGGTACTGAATGGTCTGGACACCGGATTTTAACTCATCTCTCAGACGGATGGCAGCCATCTTTTCCACCATCTCAGGAGAAATCGTATCCCCGAATTCTACACGGATCTGCTTATGGAATTTATCATTGCTTTTTCTTAAATATTTTCCCAAATGACGGATATCTACGGACTGGCCGCCGTACTGGTTACTGGCAACAGCCGCTATGATCTGGGTCATGACCGTACACGCCACCTGAAAACTCTTAGGACTCTCGATCATTTTTTCATTCATCACGGTGCCGTTATCCAGCATATCACCGATATTGATCAGACAGCAGTTAAAAATCGGCTGTACGAAATAATCCGCATCGTGGAAGTGAATGGAGCCCTGGTCATGGGCAAGAGAAATCCTCTCCGGAAGCAGCATTCTTCTGGTTAAGTCTCTGGACACCTCTCCCGCGATGTAATCTCTCTGAGTCGATGCCAGAATGGTATTCTTGTTGGAATTTTCCTCTGCCAGTTCCTTGTTCTCATTTTTAATCAGCTTTAAGATAGACTCATCGGTTGTGTTTGCCTTCCGAAGCAGAGCCCTCTGGTAACGGTAAATGATGTATTTTTTGGAAAGCGTATATTTGTTCTTATTTACCAGACTGCTCTCGATCATGTCCTGAATTGCTTCCACACTGATCACGCCTTCGTTATCTCTCTCCACATGATCCAGTATTGTATCAATCATTTCCTCTCCGGCCCGCTCAGAAGCTTCCACCTCTGCATTGGCTTTCCGAATGGCTGTAATGATTTTATCCCTGTTATATTCCACAATTCTGCCGTCACGTTTTTGAACTTTAATCATCCCTGTCACCTTAACCTCTTCTATATTTTGTATCTCTAAGTTTTGAATCACTACATATAGTGCCTATCTCATTATACACCACAACTAAAAAAAGTAAAGGGTAATTTTTCTTGTTTATCGAATGAAATTTGTTCTTGGGATTTCTTCCCAGGCGGGAAGGCTGATTCCTGCGGCCTTTCCTACCTCAAGACATTTTAAAAGCCATGCCATATTTTTTCCGAGAGCTCTCATGGTGTGAAGCCCTTCCAAATCCTGTTCCACCTCCTGAGGCGTAAATCCGTGAACCATGTTCCAGTAAGTGGAAGAAACCACCGGCATCTGGGCAATGGTGAAATATTTGTTTAAAACATCAAGAGAAGCTGTGGTTCCTGCTCTCCGGGCGGACACAACAGCTGCTCCAGGCTTAAAGGCAAAATCCCTTCCTGCATAAAACAAACGGTCCAGGAAGGAAAGCACGGTGCCGTTGGGAGAAGCATAATGAACAGGGGAACCTACGATCAGCCCATCCGCTGTTTCCATTTTATCAAGCACCTGATTAACCAAATCATAAGTAAATACGCATCTTCCTGTTTCTGAACACTTCTGGCAGGCAATACATCCATGGACAGACTGGCTCCCTACGTGAAGGATCTCTGTCTCAATGCCTTCCTCATTCAAGGCCCATTCCACCTCAAGGAGGGCACGGTTGGTACAGCCTCTCTCATGAGGGCTCCCATTTAACATTAGTACTTTCATCACTTATCCATCCTTTCATTCAATTAACTATATATCCAAAAGCCCCAATAAATCCTCTTTGGTCAGATTACTTAAGGACACGGTTCCCTCTGTTATAATCTGTTCCGCCAAATCTTTTTTGGATTCCTGAAGCTTTAAAATATTTTCCTCAATCGTCCCCTTTGTGATCAGCTTGAATACGCTCACCTGCTTCTCCTGGCCGATCCGGTGGGCCCGGTCCGTGGCCTGGTTCTGAGCTGCCACATTCCACCATGGATCAAAGTGTATGACCACATCCGCCGCAGTCAGGTTAAGTCCTGTACCGCCTGCCTTTAAGGAAATCAGGAATAAGGGGATCTCATCATCTTTAAAGGAATTTACCATATGGAGCCTATCTTCTTTCGGAGTTGCTCCGGTCAGCATATAGTATGGAACCGCCTCTTTTTTCAGCCTTTGACCGATCACATCAAGCATAGAGGTAAACTGGGAAAAGAGCAGGATCTTGTGCCCGCCTTCTACCCCGTTCCGAACCAGGTCAATGCAGGTTTCCAGCTTTGCAGATGCGCCTCTGTAATTATCATAGCACAAATGAGGATCACAGCAGATCTGACGGAGTCTGGTAAGAGCCGAAAGGATCTGGATGTTATCCCTTCCCGAACTGCCATCTAAATTTTCAAGCTCCTGCTTTAAGCGGAATGCGTTTGCCGCATACAGCTCTTTTTGCTCTTTGTCAAAAGCGGAATAAACAATGGTTTCCAGCTTGTCCGGCAATTCTTTCAGCACATCTTTCTTAAGCCGCCTTAAGAGGAAGGGGCCGATCAGGCGGTGAAGGCTCTCCAGCGCCGGCCGTTCCTGCTCCCTGACAATGGGAAGTTCATATTCTTTTTTAAATTTCCGATAGGAGAAAAGAAATCCCGGCATCAAGAAATCATAAATGCTCCATAGCTCTGATAAACGGTTTTCAATGGGAGTACCGGTTAAAGCAAACCGGTTTCCTGCCTCAATGCTTTTTACCGCTCTTGCACTCTGTGTGGATGCATTTTTGATGTACTGGGCCTCATCAATGACCTGAAACCGGAAGAACTTATCCTTATAAAGATCAATATCCCGTTTTAATAAGTCATAGGATGTGATCAGCACATCTTCCTCATCCGTATGCATTAACAGCTCTTCCCGCTCTCCTGCCTGGCCGGTGATCGTAGTAACTTTAAGAGAAGGAGCAAAAATGTGAAATTCATTCTCCCAGTTGTATACCAAGGATGCAGGGCAGACGATAAGGGAAGTCGTATGTTCTTTTTTACCTGCTTCATCAAGGAGCAGGGCTATGATCTGGATGGTCTTTCCAAGTCCCATATCATCGGCAAGGATTCCGCCAAAGCCATAGCTATCCAACGTCTTAAGCCAGCGGTATCCCGTCTTTTGATATCCTCTCAGTACATGGCGCAGAGGCTGGGGGACCTCAAAATCACTGTCCTCCACAGACTTCATTCCCCGAACCACCGCCTTATAGAGCTGGTCCCGGTAAAGGGTAATGCCGTTTCCTTCTTTTAAAATGCTGTCCAGATAAAGCGCCCTGTATTTGGGTAGGCGGAACGACTTGCCCAGCTTGTCAGGGTCAGCAGATAAGCCCTCAATCAGCTTTGCAACCGTCATAAGCCCGTTGTCGTCAAGACTTATAAATTCTCCGCTCTTTAAGCGGTAATACTTCTTTTTCTGGCTATATACTTCCAAAAGCCTGCTTAAGTCCTCTCCTGACAGCCCTGCCGTATCCACGTCCAGTTCCAGCCAGTTCCCTACACTCCGGACTCCGATGGATACCTTGGGAGGAGGAAGAACTTTTAACTTTTTAAAGGATTCGGAAAAATAAACCTCTCCCAACGCCATGAATTCTCTCATCCCGGAAGTGAGTAACCGGTATACCGCTTCCTCATCATCCCGAATGGCCGGATATTCCGATTCATATTCCTTATATTTAAAGTAGCGGGTTATCAGGCGGCTGATGCGGAACTCTCCCGGCACATCCCGGCACACGGTGCGGGGCAGGCGCTCATCTTCCACCGGCTGGAAGGAATAGTCCCCATAGGAAAGGGTCGGCTTTAAAATCAGTCCGCCCTGCCCATCGGAATCAAAGTCAAACCTCGCCTTTAACTCCTCCGGTTTATAAGCTTCCAGATCCAGTTCTTTGGAATCAATGGTGCAGTAGGCAGCAATCCTTTTTAAAACCCGTTCATAAAAAAGAGGCATATCCTTGTCATTGATTTCCGTTTCATAAGAAGGTTTAAATCCTTCCATCATCTGCCCCAGAAACACGGAGAGGGCCTCACTGCAGGGCTGGTCACAGCAGTATAAGTATTTCATATCTGCAAGATATAAGCGGTGTTCCCCCTCAAAGGTCAAAAGCTCCCGGTCAACAGAAACAAAAACTCCATCCCGTCCCTGACGCTTTACCGTAACCTTTAAGTTGGGATTGCGGTCAACGATCATCAGCTGCCGCTTCTGCCCCTTGTAATCCTCAAATTCCAGGGTCTCTCCCATCATGATTCCAAAGAAACGGTCCCGGTTTGCGCGGCTTAAATTTAAAAACCGCAGAACAGGTTTTGTGGAAAAGGAACTTTTCTGAAACTGTTCATAATGCTCACAATATGCATTTACGATCTCCAGTACAAATTCCAGAAGGGGGCGGCTCTCTTTCGCAAAGGCAGAAGGGCTGTGATGAAACGCCAGATTTTTGCCGTATTCCACATAGGTGCCGTTTTCTACCGCATTTGCAAATGCAGCCAGATCCTTCACCATGTAGAGCCGGTCCTTTCCAAGCTTAAACTCCAGCTTCACTTCTCTTCGGCTGATGAGGAGGGATAGGGAAAGTTTCACCTGTTCCTCTTCTCCCTCGCTCATGATCCGGGACACCTCCCGGTTGGTATATTCCCGGATCATGGCTCTTGCCTGCTGGGAAGTGAGTACAGGCCTTCCAGGGTTTGACTCCTGCTCTTTATACACCTCAAACAGAGCTTTGCAGTGAGGACACATCCCCCGGTAAGAATTTCCCTGGGCACAAGAACAAGAGTAGTCAAAAACCTGACTACCCTTGATATGCAAATTTGCCTTATATTCCTTTCCCTGATCCTCCACCAGGGCACTGACACCTGATTCACCCTTCCAGAAGGTATTTGTCGTCAAGTGTGATACTCTCATAGTTCCTCACATCCGTTCACCATTACATTCGTTCCGGCGCCTCGATTCCCAGTACGCCAATGCATGCATTTAATACATCCTTGGTTAGCCTGATTAAACGAATCCAGGATGCCTGCCGTTTT
This genomic stretch from Lacrimispora sphenoides harbors:
- a CDS encoding flavodoxin family protein translates to MKVLMLNGSPHERGCTNRALLEVEWALNEEGIETEILHVGSQSVHGCIACQKCSETGRCVFTYDLVNQVLDKMETADGLIVGSPVHYASPNGTVLSFLDRLFYAGRDFAFKPGAAVVSARRAGTTASLDVLNKYFTIAQMPVVSSTYWNMVHGFTPQEVEQDLEGLHTMRALGKNMAWLLKCLEVGKAAGISLPAWEEIPRTNFIR
- a CDS encoding DEAD/DEAH box helicase, whose product is MRVSHLTTNTFWKGESGVSALVEDQGKEYKANLHIKGSQVFDYSCSCAQGNSYRGMCPHCKALFEVYKEQESNPGRPVLTSQQARAMIREYTNREVSRIMSEGEEEQVKLSLSLLISRREVKLEFKLGKDRLYMVKDLAAFANAVENGTYVEYGKNLAFHHSPSAFAKESRPLLEFVLEIVNAYCEHYEQFQKSSFSTKPVLRFLNLSRANRDRFFGIMMGETLEFEDYKGQKRQLMIVDRNPNLKVTVKRQGRDGVFVSVDRELLTFEGEHRLYLADMKYLYCCDQPCSEALSVFLGQMMEGFKPSYETEINDKDMPLFYERVLKRIAAYCTIDSKELDLEAYKPEELKARFDFDSDGQGGLILKPTLSYGDYSFQPVEDERLPRTVCRDVPGEFRISRLITRYFKYKEYESEYPAIRDDEEAVYRLLTSGMREFMALGEVYFSESFKKLKVLPPPKVSIGVRSVGNWLELDVDTAGLSGEDLSRLLEVYSQKKKYYRLKSGEFISLDDNGLMTVAKLIEGLSADPDKLGKSFRLPKYRALYLDSILKEGNGITLYRDQLYKAVVRGMKSVEDSDFEVPQPLRHVLRGYQKTGYRWLKTLDSYGFGGILADDMGLGKTIQIIALLLDEAGKKEHTTSLIVCPASLVYNWENEFHIFAPSLKVTTITGQAGEREELLMHTDEEDVLITSYDLLKRDIDLYKDKFFRFQVIDEAQYIKNASTQSARAVKSIEAGNRFALTGTPIENRLSELWSIYDFLMPGFLFSYRKFKKEYELPIVREQERPALESLHRLIGPFLLRRLKKDVLKELPDKLETIVYSAFDKEQKELYAANAFRLKQELENLDGSSGRDNIQILSALTRLRQICCDPHLCYDNYRGASAKLETCIDLVRNGVEGGHKILLFSQFTSMLDVIGQRLKKEAVPYYMLTGATPKEDRLHMVNSFKDDEIPLFLISLKAGGTGLNLTAADVVIHFDPWWNVAAQNQATDRAHRIGQEKQVSVFKLITKGTIEENILKLQESKKDLAEQIITEGTVSLSNLTKEDLLGLLDI